From the genome of Nakamurella flavida, one region includes:
- a CDS encoding GntR family transcriptional regulator, with the protein MRAPAKRELLGGAVVGVVRDLILSGDVRPGERLGLTRLSELMGMSSTPVRQALFQLSQDGWLVHEPHRGFWVAPLDRADLQDTYQVWARLEGEIAVRATRRATAEQLAAIRTLNGALTELVDHRSQTALDLNEQFHSAVHAVSGAHRLVWFADVAIRSVPLRFNEAFQTVPGWAEVNRHGHTAIVDAMESGDADRAGELMQEHFVRTGELLISQLDELRLWAGPVAGTDLRDG; encoded by the coding sequence GTGCGGGCACCTGCCAAGCGGGAACTGTTGGGCGGTGCCGTCGTCGGTGTCGTCCGCGATCTCATCCTGTCCGGCGACGTGCGCCCCGGTGAGCGGCTGGGCCTGACGCGGCTGTCCGAGCTGATGGGGATGAGCTCGACGCCCGTGCGGCAGGCCCTGTTCCAGCTCTCCCAGGACGGCTGGCTCGTGCACGAGCCGCACCGCGGATTCTGGGTCGCGCCGCTGGACCGGGCCGATCTGCAGGACACGTACCAGGTCTGGGCCCGACTGGAGGGCGAGATCGCCGTGCGGGCCACCCGTCGCGCCACCGCCGAGCAGCTCGCCGCGATCCGGACCCTGAACGGTGCGCTCACCGAGCTGGTCGACCACCGCAGCCAGACGGCCCTGGACCTCAACGAGCAGTTCCACTCCGCCGTGCACGCGGTCTCCGGCGCGCACCGCCTCGTCTGGTTCGCCGACGTCGCGATCCGTTCCGTGCCGCTGCGGTTCAATGAGGCGTTCCAGACGGTGCCCGGGTGGGCCGAGGTCAACCGGCACGGGCACACCGCGATCGTCGACGCCATGGAGTCCGGCGACGCCGACCGGGCGGGCGAGCTCATGCAGGAGCACTTCGTCCGCACCGGTGAACTGCTCATCTCGCAGCTGGACGAGTTGCGCCTGTGGGCCGGTCCCGTCGCCGGGACCGACCTACGGGACGGATGA